In one window of Cellulophaga sp. HaHa_2_95 DNA:
- a CDS encoding S41 family peptidase, with product MKNKQQYLWPIIVAGSLAIGVFVGGKLHFNDSPEKLFSTNSKKDKLNRLIDYIDYEYVDEINTDSIVDVAVNNILDKLDPHSVYIPKKDMAKVSESMKGDFVGIGVSFFMEKDTISVVRTIEDGPSFNKGIKPGDRILMADNDTLFGKDIPNEVIIEKLKGKRGTSVKLKIYRKQDDKTFSITIKRGNIPLKSVEAAYMLEGDIAYIKVNRFAESTFKEFKEALAKLQKKGAKKLVLDLRDNPGGYLGIAEQMADEFLVDGKLILFTKNKKGEIDKAFATDKGSFENKPIYVLINERSASASEIIAGALQDNDVGTIVGRRSFGKGLVQREMELGDGSAVRLTISRYYTPTGRSIQKDYTKGHKDYYQKFTDRYSSGELVSVDSIKVADSLKFTTPKGKVVYGGGGIIPDVFVPIGDYDEETISSLESVGILSRFAFTHLEEDRTRYKDYTEDQFIKNFKVDDILFQKFVDYMVQFGAQGFNAFNYKDFEGKIKLYIKASIAEQIFNPNAYAIIKGQDDSMLLKVLDLDNPNRNLNQEEQVEAVN from the coding sequence ATGAAGAACAAACAACAGTATTTATGGCCTATTATAGTAGCCGGATCCCTTGCAATAGGTGTTTTTGTTGGTGGAAAACTTCATTTTAACGACTCTCCAGAGAAACTATTTTCAACCAATTCAAAAAAAGATAAGCTAAACAGGTTAATAGATTATATTGATTACGAGTACGTTGACGAGATAAATACAGATAGTATTGTGGATGTTGCTGTAAATAATATTCTAGATAAATTAGATCCGCACTCCGTTTACATTCCTAAAAAAGATATGGCTAAAGTATCTGAGAGTATGAAAGGTGATTTCGTAGGAATCGGAGTGAGCTTTTTTATGGAAAAAGATACTATTTCTGTAGTGAGAACTATAGAAGATGGACCCAGTTTTAACAAAGGTATAAAGCCAGGTGATCGTATTTTAATGGCAGATAATGATACCTTGTTTGGAAAAGATATTCCGAATGAAGTTATTATTGAAAAACTTAAAGGAAAAAGAGGGACTTCCGTAAAGCTCAAAATTTACCGTAAGCAAGATGATAAAACATTTTCTATCACCATAAAGAGGGGTAACATACCTTTAAAAAGTGTAGAAGCCGCTTATATGCTAGAGGGTGATATTGCGTATATAAAAGTAAATAGGTTTGCAGAATCTACCTTCAAAGAGTTTAAGGAGGCATTAGCTAAGTTGCAGAAAAAAGGAGCAAAGAAGTTAGTACTTGATTTGCGTGATAATCCAGGGGGTTACTTAGGTATTGCAGAGCAAATGGCCGATGAGTTTTTGGTAGATGGTAAATTAATTTTATTTACTAAAAATAAAAAAGGAGAAATAGATAAAGCCTTTGCAACCGATAAAGGAAGTTTTGAAAATAAACCTATTTATGTGTTGATCAATGAGCGTTCGGCATCGGCTAGTGAAATTATTGCAGGAGCCTTGCAAGACAATGATGTAGGGACTATAGTAGGGAGAAGATCTTTTGGGAAAGGCTTAGTGCAAAGAGAAATGGAATTAGGTGATGGTTCTGCAGTGCGTTTAACCATTTCTAGATATTATACCCCTACAGGGCGTTCTATTCAAAAAGATTATACCAAAGGACATAAAGATTATTATCAGAAATTTACAGACCGTTATTCAAGTGGTGAGTTGGTATCTGTGGATAGTATTAAAGTGGCCGATTCCTTGAAATTTACAACCCCAAAAGGGAAAGTAGTATATGGCGGTGGCGGTATTATTCCAGACGTTTTTGTACCTATAGGAGATTATGATGAAGAAACTATTTCTTCTTTAGAAAGTGTAGGCATCTTATCTCGGTTTGCATTCACTCATTTAGAAGAAGACAGAACGCGTTATAAAGATTATACCGAAGATCAGTTTATCAAAAACTTTAAGGTAGATGATATCTTATTTCAGAAATTTGTAGACTATATGGTTCAATTTGGTGCACAAGGATTTAATGCTTTTAATTACAAAGATTTTGAAGGCAAAATAAAGCTGTATATCAAGGCATCTATTGCAGAGCAAATATTTAATCCTAATGCATACGCTATCATAAAAGGACAAGATGATAGTATGCTTCTTAAAGTATTAGATTTGGATAATCCAAATAGGAATCTAAATCAGGAGGAACAAGTAGAAGCGGTAAACTAA
- a CDS encoding dCMP deaminase family protein: MKDSKQKKYDKAYLRMASEWGKLSFCKRKQVGAIIVKDRMIISDGYNGTPTGFENHCEDEEGYTKWYVLHAEANAISKVASSTQSCNGATLYITLSPCKECSKLIHQSGIKRVVYQNGYKDDSGLQFLQKAGVELVHLSEIKENIS; this comes from the coding sequence ATGAAAGATAGCAAACAAAAAAAATACGATAAGGCCTACCTTAGAATGGCTAGTGAGTGGGGAAAATTATCTTTCTGTAAAAGAAAACAAGTTGGGGCTATAATTGTAAAAGACAGGATGATTATTTCCGATGGATATAATGGCACCCCAACTGGTTTTGAAAATCATTGTGAAGATGAAGAGGGGTATACAAAATGGTATGTGTTACATGCTGAAGCTAATGCAATCTCTAAAGTAGCCTCATCCACGCAGTCTTGTAATGGCGCTACATTATACATTACTTTATCACCTTGTAAGGAGTGTAGTAAGTTAATACATCAATCTGGCATAAAACGTGTTGTATATCAAAATGGATATAAAGACGATTCTGGACTTCAATTTTTACAAAAAGCAGGAGTAGAATTAGTTCATTTATCTGAAATTAAAGAAAATATATCCTAA
- a CDS encoding HupE/UreJ family protein, protein MGDFWFYIKMGLEHVLDLSAYDHILFLAALTIPFSFKSWKKVLLLASIFTATHCLSLALSTYEILVVDVGFIEFLIPVTIFITAVFNLVYVKADVQHKSMSLHIIATACFGLIHGFGFSNYFKMLMAEEEDKITPLLGFAFGIELSQLVIVISVLIVAWLMQNVFKVKQSIYIIIASIAVLLITIPMLVATFPF, encoded by the coding sequence ATGGGAGATTTTTGGTTTTATATTAAAATGGGATTAGAGCATGTATTAGACCTTTCTGCCTATGATCATATTCTATTCCTGGCGGCGCTGACCATTCCCTTTAGCTTTAAAAGTTGGAAAAAAGTGCTGCTTTTAGCATCAATTTTTACAGCGACACATTGTTTATCTTTGGCATTATCTACTTACGAAATACTAGTTGTAGATGTTGGTTTTATAGAGTTTTTAATTCCTGTGACCATTTTTATTACTGCTGTTTTTAATTTAGTATATGTAAAAGCAGATGTGCAGCACAAAAGCATGTCTTTGCATATTATAGCAACGGCTTGTTTTGGATTAATTCACGGATTTGGATTTTCAAACTATTTTAAAATGCTAATGGCAGAAGAAGAAGATAAAATAACACCCCTGTTAGGTTTTGCATTTGGTATAGAGCTTTCACAATTAGTAATTGTTATTTCCGTTTTAATAGTAGCTTGGTTAATGCAGAATGTGTTTAAGGTAAAGCAGTCAATATATATTATAATCGCTTCTATTGCCGTACTTTTAATCACAATTCCAATGTTGGTAGCTACTTTCCCTTTTTGA
- a CDS encoding TerB family tellurite resistance protein: MKWIFLIVIFYILRKVFSKTKITTFSTNSKTVSPADFELNLLSLCSIVIKADGKVSPSEMEYVQRYFVATYGKDKANAIFRTFNDVIKKREVSAQRICDYMNQRTRVEVRLQLIHFLFSIAQADGNVSGAEVSKIQEIAGYLRIGGNEFESIKAMFIKSADNAYKILEIEKSATDDDVKKAYRTMAKKYHPDRVITEDQAIKKGAEEKFKEVQMAYETIQKERGLN, encoded by the coding sequence ATGAAGTGGATTTTTCTTATCGTTATATTTTATATCCTTCGAAAAGTATTTAGTAAAACTAAAATAACAACTTTTTCTACAAATTCTAAAACGGTTAGTCCTGCAGATTTTGAACTTAATTTACTTTCGCTTTGTTCCATCGTAATTAAAGCAGATGGTAAGGTGAGTCCGAGTGAAATGGAGTATGTGCAACGTTACTTTGTGGCTACCTACGGAAAAGATAAAGCCAATGCCATTTTTAGAACATTTAATGATGTGATAAAAAAGAGAGAGGTGTCTGCGCAACGTATCTGTGATTATATGAACCAAAGAACGCGTGTAGAGGTGCGGTTACAATTAATTCACTTTCTTTTTTCTATTGCACAGGCAGATGGTAATGTAAGTGGGGCAGAAGTAAGTAAAATTCAAGAAATTGCTGGTTATTTGAGAATTGGCGGTAATGAATTTGAGAGCATCAAGGCTATGTTTATCAAATCTGCAGACAATGCATATAAGATTTTAGAAATAGAAAAGTCTGCTACAGATGATGATGTTAAAAAGGCTTACAGAACTATGGCTAAAAAATACCATCCAGATCGCGTGATTACAGAGGATCAAGCCATTAAAAAAGGGGCAGAGGAAAAATTTAAAGAAGTACAGATGGCCTACGAAACAATTCAAAAAGAACGTGGTCTTAACTGA
- a CDS encoding BrxA/BrxB family bacilliredoxin: protein MYPAELVKPMREDLASAGFEELHTAEAVEKAVNAEGTTLVVVNSVCGCAAANARPAAKFSLTNSKKPDHIVTVFAGVDFDAVDKARSLMVPFPPSSPCMALFKDGELVHMIERHHIEGRPAEVIADNLMAAYNEFC, encoded by the coding sequence ATGTATCCTGCAGAATTAGTAAAACCGATGAGAGAAGACCTAGCATCTGCTGGGTTTGAAGAATTACATACCGCTGAAGCAGTTGAAAAAGCTGTTAATGCAGAAGGCACAACATTAGTAGTTGTAAATTCTGTTTGTGGTTGCGCCGCAGCTAACGCAAGACCAGCAGCAAAATTTAGCTTAACCAATAGCAAAAAACCAGATCATATTGTAACGGTTTTTGCTGGTGTAGATTTTGACGCTGTTGATAAAGCAAGAAGCTTAATGGTTCCTTTTCCTCCATCATCACCATGTATGGCATTATTTAAAGATGGCGAATTGGTTCATATGATTGAGCGTCACCATATTGAAGGTAGACCAGCAGAAGTTATTGCAGATAATTTAATGGCTGCTTATAACGAATTCTGTTAA
- a CDS encoding 1-acyl-sn-glycerol-3-phosphate acyltransferase has translation MQKILAYPLSALYLVCFGLTLLFFHPIQWLANNLFGYPGLKRVVSVLNFSLMKCSHIIGTRYSFNNLYTLPTDRPLILVANHQSMLDIPPLIWYFRKNHPKFVSKIELGKGIPSVSYNLVHGGSVLIDRKDSKQALSQIIKLGKYIETHQRSAVIFPEGTRSRTGHPKPFQTTGLKLLMKNAPSALIVPISINNSWKTLRYGKFPNGLGSHITLDVHQPIENTGNLDELIVQIEKVITTGVHI, from the coding sequence ATGCAAAAAATTCTGGCATATCCGTTAAGTGCACTCTACCTCGTTTGTTTTGGGTTGACACTTTTATTTTTTCATCCCATACAGTGGCTCGCTAATAATCTGTTTGGTTATCCGGGGCTTAAAAGAGTGGTGAGTGTTCTGAACTTTAGTTTAATGAAATGTTCTCATATTATTGGAACAAGATATAGCTTTAATAACCTCTACACACTGCCAACAGATCGTCCGTTAATTCTGGTAGCAAACCATCAAAGCATGCTAGACATTCCGCCTTTAATTTGGTATTTTCGAAAGAATCATCCAAAATTTGTTAGTAAAATAGAGCTAGGAAAAGGAATTCCGAGTGTCTCGTACAATCTAGTTCACGGGGGTTCTGTTTTAATAGACCGAAAGGATAGCAAGCAAGCACTTAGTCAGATTATAAAATTAGGAAAGTACATAGAAACTCATCAAAGAAGTGCCGTAATTTTCCCCGAAGGAACAAGGAGCAGAACAGGACATCCTAAACCTTTTCAAACCACAGGGTTAAAACTATTAATGAAAAATGCACCTTCGGCATTAATTGTTCCTATTAGCATTAACAACTCTTGGAAAACCCTTCGTTACGGAAAATTTCCTAACGGATTAGGAAGTCATATTACCTTAGATGTACATCAACCTATAGAAAACACAGGAAATCTTGATGAACTAATCGTGCAAATAGAAAAAGTTATAACCACAGGAGTACATATTTAA
- a CDS encoding HD domain-containing protein — protein sequence MTNTTIVEETIAFVKETLQGAEGGHDWFHIQRVFRNSLLIAKDEKDIDILVVSLGALLHDIADAKFHDGDETIGPKLAKEFLDSLGVDKAITKHVVQIIDNISFKKTLEKGGVKFSSKELAIIQDADRLDAIGAIGIARTFNYGGFKNREIYNPDIAPNLHMTKEEYKKSSAPTINHFYEKLLLLKDKMNTKNGKILAKQRHQFMLDYLEQFSHEWNPQSL from the coding sequence ATGACCAACACCACTATTGTAGAAGAAACTATTGCTTTTGTAAAAGAAACGTTGCAAGGCGCAGAAGGCGGACATGACTGGTTTCATATTCAGCGCGTATTTAGAAATTCATTATTAATTGCTAAGGATGAAAAAGATATTGATATTTTGGTGGTGAGCCTTGGGGCCCTACTCCATGATATTGCTGATGCAAAATTTCACGATGGCGATGAGACAATTGGTCCTAAACTTGCCAAAGAGTTCCTTGACTCTTTAGGAGTTGACAAGGCTATTACAAAGCATGTAGTACAAATCATAGACAATATTTCCTTTAAAAAAACTTTGGAAAAAGGAGGCGTAAAATTCTCTTCTAAGGAATTGGCCATCATCCAAGATGCAGATCGTTTAGATGCTATAGGAGCCATAGGTATAGCTAGAACATTTAACTATGGTGGGTTTAAAAACAGGGAAATTTACAACCCTGATATTGCTCCTAATTTACATATGACCAAAGAAGAATACAAAAAATCTAGTGCGCCTACCATAAATCATTTTTACGAGAAATTATTGCTTTTAAAAGATAAGATGAATACCAAAAACGGGAAGATCCTTGCAAAGCAGCGACACCAGTTTATGTTAGATTACTTAGAGCAATTTTCTCATGAGTGGAATCCGCAATCGCTTTAA
- a CDS encoding Gfo/Idh/MocA family protein: protein MQRRKFIKNAAATTAAFSIVPSFVLGKNHIPPSDTLYMAGFGIGGRGGGVINDLTNTKKVKFVAYADVDYRQVKDSQKLHPKAKLYKDFRTVYDKHLNDIDAIMVATPDHTHATIALPFMRAKKHAYVEKPLTHNIHEARLMTKVAKENGIVSQMGNQGASSDGSRQAKEWIDSGFIGKIHKVDCWTNRPVWPQGIPLPKGGDPIPKELDWDLWLGPAADRPFYSGYLPFKWRGWWDFGTGALGDMGCHIMETPFSTLGLGYPTEAEASCTTNWVGDFIEADYHQSCPASSIVRLKFNTEAHGDIALNWYDGGLKPDLPDELKTGETIGDNGGGSIFYGTKGILVTDTYSRNARLLPSETMRMFNPPKPTLARIEGDTAGHAMNFVNGCIEGTPTSSDFAKSGPLTEAVLMGNLAIKAYQYKELIPGKKIGDWEPFAYPGRRKILWDGAQMRVTNYEKANEWIKGYYRKGWELK from the coding sequence ATGCAAAGAAGAAAATTCATTAAAAATGCCGCTGCTACAACTGCTGCATTCTCCATTGTACCTAGTTTTGTTTTAGGTAAAAATCACATTCCACCAAGTGACACCCTTTACATGGCCGGTTTTGGAATTGGAGGTAGAGGTGGTGGTGTCATTAACGACCTAACCAATACTAAAAAAGTGAAATTTGTTGCGTATGCCGATGTGGATTATCGCCAAGTCAAAGACAGCCAAAAACTACATCCGAAAGCAAAATTATACAAAGATTTTAGAACTGTATACGACAAGCATCTAAATGATATTGACGCCATCATGGTGGCCACACCAGATCATACCCATGCTACAATAGCCTTACCTTTTATGCGCGCAAAAAAGCACGCCTATGTAGAAAAGCCACTTACCCATAACATTCATGAAGCTCGTCTGATGACCAAAGTTGCCAAGGAAAACGGTATCGTTAGCCAAATGGGAAACCAAGGCGCCTCTAGTGATGGTAGTAGGCAAGCAAAAGAATGGATAGATTCTGGATTCATTGGCAAAATACACAAAGTAGATTGCTGGACCAACAGACCCGTTTGGCCACAAGGAATACCCTTGCCAAAAGGAGGAGACCCCATCCCAAAAGAATTAGATTGGGATCTTTGGCTAGGCCCTGCCGCAGACAGACCTTTCTATTCGGGATACTTGCCTTTCAAATGGCGCGGCTGGTGGGATTTTGGCACTGGAGCTTTAGGTGATATGGGTTGCCATATTATGGAAACTCCGTTTAGCACATTAGGATTAGGATATCCCACAGAAGCAGAAGCCAGTTGTACCACTAATTGGGTAGGAGATTTTATAGAAGCAGATTACCACCAATCTTGTCCTGCATCATCTATCGTACGCTTAAAGTTTAATACAGAAGCACATGGCGATATTGCATTGAATTGGTATGACGGCGGACTAAAGCCAGACCTACCAGATGAATTAAAAACGGGAGAAACTATTGGTGATAATGGGGGTGGAAGCATTTTTTACGGCACCAAAGGCATCTTAGTTACGGATACGTATTCTAGGAATGCCCGATTATTACCGTCTGAAACCATGCGCATGTTTAATCCTCCAAAACCCACATTAGCCCGAATAGAAGGTGATACTGCAGGTCATGCGATGAATTTTGTAAATGGATGCATAGAAGGCACACCCACCTCATCAGATTTTGCAAAATCTGGACCCTTGACAGAGGCCGTTTTAATGGGCAACTTAGCCATTAAAGCTTACCAATACAAAGAGTTAATTCCCGGTAAAAAAATTGGTGACTGGGAACCATTTGCTTACCCCGGAAGAAGAAAAATTTTATGGGATGGTGCGCAAATGCGGGTCACTAATTATGAAAAAGCTAATGAATGGATCAAAGGATATTACCGTAAAGGTTGGGAGTTGAAATAA
- a CDS encoding DsbA family protein, which yields MEINIWSDIRCPFCYIGKRKFEAALVNFPHKDQITVHWKSFELDPNLETKPEVDYTEYFIEHKNVDRDTALGMFNNVTAMAREVGLAFNIKDGVIANSLNAHRLLHYAKKEGYADATKEALLKAQLVDAENIDEIEHLIALAKAIGMDGDAVREMLNSDDYTYEVRQDELEARNLGINGVPFFVLDHKYGISGAQPTEVFAEALDQAWKKHNEEKLTILPVGETSGSCDVDGNCS from the coding sequence ATGGAAATAAATATATGGTCAGACATTAGATGTCCTTTTTGCTATATCGGCAAAAGAAAATTTGAAGCCGCTTTGGTAAATTTTCCTCATAAAGACCAGATAACGGTTCACTGGAAAAGCTTTGAGTTAGACCCTAATTTAGAAACAAAGCCGGAGGTTGATTATACCGAATATTTTATAGAGCATAAGAATGTAGATAGAGACACTGCTTTGGGTATGTTTAATAATGTAACGGCTATGGCTCGTGAGGTTGGATTAGCTTTTAATATAAAAGATGGGGTCATTGCTAATTCTTTGAATGCTCATAGATTATTGCATTATGCGAAAAAAGAAGGATATGCAGATGCGACTAAAGAAGCTTTGTTAAAAGCACAGCTCGTAGATGCTGAAAATATAGACGAAATCGAACACCTTATTGCTTTGGCAAAAGCTATAGGAATGGATGGTGATGCGGTAAGGGAAATGCTTAATTCTGATGACTACACCTATGAAGTGAGACAGGATGAACTAGAGGCTAGAAATCTAGGAATTAATGGAGTGCCGTTTTTTGTTTTAGATCATAAATATGGTATTTCAGGAGCACAACCTACAGAAGTTTTTGCTGAGGCTTTAGACCAAGCATGGAAAAAACACAATGAAGAGAAACTTACTATTTTACCTGTTGGTGAAACTAGTGGTTCTTGTGATGTTGATGGTAATTGTAGTTAA